GGTTGTAAATAGAACTTGCTAAAAAATGAGGAGGATACTAATGAAAAAACATTTAAGTAAAATTTTATCTATTGTTGCAGCATTTGCGATCATGTTCACATTGGCAGCATGTGGTGAACAGGAAGAAAAAATCGTTATTGGTGAAGGAGATTGGGATTCTGCAGCCTTTCATGACCAAGTGACAAAGTTTATAATTGAAGAAGGATATGGTGTTCAAGTAGAAATTAAACTTGCAGATACAGCCGTACAGAATGCTTCATTAAAAACCGGTGATATTGATTTAGTTACTGAATGGTGGGTTGACAATATCCCATCTTATAATGAAGATATTGAAGCAGGAGAGTATACAAGTGTATCTACTAACTTCGATGATAATGAACAAGGAATTTATGTCCCTACATATATGGTAGAAGGAGACGATGCTATTGCTCCTAATCTTAAGACAGTTCAAGACTTAAAAGATTATGCTCACTTATTCCCTAACCCTGAAGGTGGAGACAAGGGAATTATCTATGGTGGACCTGAAGGATGGTCAGCTACAGCGTTTTTACATAATAAGATGGAAGCATATGGACTAAATGAATACTACACGTTTAGAACAATT
Above is a window of Haloplasma contractile SSD-17B DNA encoding:
- a CDS encoding ABC transporter substrate-binding protein, with product MKKHLSKILSIVAAFAIMFTLAACGEQEEKIVIGEGDWDSAAFHDQVTKFIIEEGYGVQVEIKLADTAVQNASLKTGDIDLVTEWWVDNIPSYNEDIEAGEYTSVSTNFDDNEQGIYVPTYMVEGDDAIAPNLKTVQDLKDYAHLFPNPEGGDKGIIYGGPEGWSATAFLHNKMEAYGLNEYYTFRTIDSSATLSATLASAYEKGEPWVGYNWKPTWVMGLYDMTLLEDTPYNEEDFKQGKGAFSTSDVNVVITDGFEERFPEVTEFLSNYETSADITSQALAYMRENDVEADAAAKWFLENKQDVWSDWVPTDVKDKILEALDNE